One genomic segment of Paraburkholderia phymatum STM815 includes these proteins:
- a CDS encoding carbon-nitrogen hydrolase family protein, producing MKVVKAAAVQFSPVLYSREATVAKVVQKIHELGQKGVQFATFPETVVPYYPYFAAVQTGIELLSGTEHLRLLEQAVTVPSAATDAIGEAARKTGMVVSIGVNERDGGTLYNAQLLFDADGTLIQRRRKITPTHFERMVWGQGDGSGLRAVDSAVGRIGQLACFEHNNPLARYAMIADGEQIHSAMYPGSAFGEGFAQRMEINIRQHALESGAFVVNATAWLDADQQAQIMEDTGCGIGPISGGCFTTVVSPDGMLMAEPLRSGEGEVIVDLDFAQIDRRKMLMDSAGHYNRPELLSLLIDRTPTAHVHARTAHPIIVNEQASDDPRAQAA from the coding sequence ATGAAAGTCGTCAAAGCCGCCGCCGTTCAGTTCAGCCCGGTGCTGTACAGTCGTGAAGCGACCGTCGCCAAGGTGGTGCAGAAAATCCACGAACTGGGCCAGAAGGGCGTGCAGTTTGCCACCTTCCCCGAAACGGTCGTGCCTTACTACCCGTACTTTGCGGCCGTCCAGACGGGCATCGAATTGTTGTCGGGCACCGAACATCTGCGACTGCTCGAACAGGCCGTGACGGTGCCGTCCGCCGCTACCGACGCAATCGGAGAAGCCGCGCGAAAAACGGGTATGGTCGTATCCATTGGCGTCAACGAGCGCGATGGCGGCACGCTGTACAACGCGCAATTGCTTTTCGACGCCGATGGCACGCTGATCCAGCGCCGCCGCAAGATCACGCCGACGCATTTCGAACGCATGGTCTGGGGCCAGGGAGACGGCTCGGGCCTGCGTGCTGTCGACAGCGCAGTCGGCCGTATCGGACAGCTCGCATGCTTCGAGCACAACAACCCCCTCGCCCGCTACGCGATGATCGCAGACGGCGAACAGATCCATTCGGCGATGTATCCGGGTTCCGCCTTTGGCGAGGGCTTCGCACAGCGGATGGAAATCAACATCCGCCAACATGCGCTCGAGTCCGGCGCATTCGTGGTCAACGCGACAGCGTGGCTCGACGCCGACCAGCAGGCGCAGATCATGGAGGACACGGGTTGTGGAATCGGTCCGATCTCGGGTGGCTGCTTCACCACGGTCGTCTCGCCTGACGGCATGCTGATGGCCGAACCCCTTCGCTCCGGTGAAGGCGAAGTCATCGTCGATCTCGACTTCGCTCAAATCGACCGCCGCAAGATGCTGATGGATTCGGCCGGACACTACAACCGCCCCGAACTCCTGAGTCTGTTGATCGACCGTACGCCGACCGCGCATGTTCATGCACGCACTGCGCATCCGATCATCGTGAACGAGCAGGCATCCGACGATCCGCGCGCCCAAGCGGCATGA
- a CDS encoding MarR family winged helix-turn-helix transcriptional regulator, protein MQQEPNGTVEQDRTVDETLSGHIARNCLMTRARQISRVLTSVYDDALRPFGIVAPQFSLLVLIAEFGHISRTDLGRRNHHERSTLTRNLQPLIVRGWVAEGVPASDGRSRPLSLTREGKALLKSASSAWSAAQSHATRLLGEAGARELMNIARDLPLRVA, encoded by the coding sequence ATGCAACAGGAGCCGAACGGAACCGTCGAACAGGACCGCACCGTGGATGAAACGCTGAGCGGCCATATCGCGCGCAATTGCCTGATGACGCGTGCCCGGCAAATCTCGCGTGTTCTGACTTCCGTCTATGACGATGCGCTGCGGCCGTTCGGCATCGTGGCGCCGCAGTTCTCATTGCTCGTGCTCATAGCGGAGTTCGGGCACATTAGCCGCACGGATCTCGGTCGAAGAAACCATCACGAACGATCGACGCTGACCAGGAATCTGCAGCCGCTGATCGTGCGGGGCTGGGTTGCCGAAGGCGTTCCGGCAAGCGATGGCCGCAGCCGCCCTCTCTCGCTTACGCGTGAGGGCAAGGCGCTGCTCAAAAGCGCTTCGAGCGCGTGGTCGGCTGCACAAAGCCATGCGACGCGGCTCCTGGGAGAAGCCGGTGCCCGTGAGCTCATGAATATCGCGCGCGATTTGCCACTGCGCGTGGCCTGA
- a CDS encoding GGDEF domain-containing protein, with protein sequence MFPNFVRRAAVIAGRRPCIVGALGTLLAAAVLGVSLLTLVAARDTAIRHAHETSRNVAAVLSSNISHTVESSDQSLRTLIASLDKPAVQHLDADVRHELLFNRTATSQYVTGMGVTNEHGQLMDGCCSSTHHWDFSDRDYFLVHRQSANVGLYVSAVYRARSREGVEALALSRRIDNADGSFKGVALVAIDVAYFSRLLDGLNVGPGGVTAIVRTDGTLVARNPYIRLALVPNFSKSLTFPRMVNQDSGFYAARSPTDGVLRLYTFQRVPGTPLIAVVAPALDDVLASWKTLSWIVGTSACAISFAFCAVVWLLAFALRDRALAEDRLTELTQTDSLTGLKNRRALDEVLEAEWERLQRTASCLSVLYVDADHFKQYNDKYGHAAGDKALKHLADCIAQRACRRSDCAARYGGEEFVVVLPDTDAANAARVAEGIREALERSWHARHEAGTAELHPFTVSVGCATGRRGCPATLDELTKAADLALYEAKNAGRNCVRAAAMAHS encoded by the coding sequence GTGTTCCCAAACTTTGTCAGGCGCGCGGCCGTTATCGCGGGCCGCCGTCCCTGCATCGTGGGCGCGCTCGGTACGCTGCTTGCGGCGGCTGTTCTGGGCGTGAGCCTGCTAACACTGGTTGCCGCGCGCGACACAGCGATTCGCCACGCCCACGAGACATCAAGGAATGTTGCCGCGGTATTGTCGAGCAATATCTCGCACACCGTCGAATCCTCGGATCAATCGTTAAGGACGCTTATCGCCTCTCTTGACAAGCCGGCCGTCCAACATCTGGACGCGGACGTGCGGCACGAACTGCTGTTCAACCGCACCGCGACTTCGCAATATGTGACGGGCATGGGCGTGACCAATGAGCACGGGCAGTTGATGGACGGGTGCTGTTCGAGCACGCATCACTGGGACTTCAGCGACCGCGATTACTTCCTCGTACATCGCCAGTCGGCGAACGTGGGCCTGTATGTTTCCGCAGTGTATCGGGCGCGCTCGCGCGAGGGCGTGGAAGCCTTGGCACTGAGCAGGCGGATCGACAACGCCGACGGTTCTTTCAAGGGCGTGGCGCTGGTCGCCATCGACGTGGCGTACTTCAGCCGCCTGCTTGACGGGCTGAACGTCGGACCGGGCGGTGTCACGGCAATCGTTCGGACCGACGGCACACTTGTCGCAAGGAATCCTTATATACGACTGGCGCTTGTACCGAACTTCAGTAAATCGCTGACGTTTCCGCGCATGGTGAACCAGGACTCCGGCTTCTATGCGGCACGCTCGCCGACGGATGGCGTGCTGCGACTTTATACGTTTCAGCGCGTGCCGGGTACGCCGCTGATTGCAGTCGTCGCGCCGGCGCTCGACGACGTGCTCGCCTCATGGAAGACGCTTTCGTGGATCGTAGGCACTTCCGCTTGCGCTATCAGTTTCGCGTTTTGCGCGGTGGTCTGGTTGTTGGCGTTTGCATTGCGCGACCGGGCTCTCGCCGAAGACCGCTTGACGGAGCTCACGCAAACCGACTCGCTCACGGGACTCAAGAACCGACGCGCGCTCGACGAGGTGCTGGAAGCCGAGTGGGAGAGATTGCAGCGTACGGCGAGCTGTCTCTCCGTTCTCTATGTGGATGCCGATCATTTCAAGCAATACAACGACAAATACGGGCACGCGGCAGGCGACAAGGCGTTGAAGCATCTCGCCGACTGCATCGCGCAACGCGCGTGCCGTCGCAGTGACTGCGCCGCCCGTTATGGTGGCGAGGAATTCGTGGTCGTATTGCCCGACACCGACGCGGCGAACGCGGCGCGCGTTGCCGAAGGCATACGCGAGGCATTGGAACGATCATGGCATGCACGGCATGAGGCTGGAACGGCTGAGCTTCATCCGTTCACGGTCAGCGTCGGATGCGCGACAGGTCGACGCGGTTGCCCTGCCACTCTGGACGAACTGACGAAGGCGGCGGACCTTGCGCTATACGAAGCCAAGAATGCCGGTCGGAATTGCGTCAGAGCGGCGGCCATGGCCCATTCCTGA
- a CDS encoding AAA family ATPase gives MTDDLTTWLAQIGLGAYAAKFISQGIDWDVLSDLSEGDLKELGLTLGDRKRLAKGLAALNGVHTRSRQQAEQCGRLPSSSAPEAVDAERRQITVMFIDLIDSTALAERFDPEDMRRLLGFYHQACARAIEAHEGHIALYIGDGLLVYFGYPNAHEDDAIRAVLAALAAIAALREANELVETQYGVRLQARIGIETGLVVAGAIGAGSSLDHRAIVGEAPIIAARLQSLAPPDAIVVGPTVQRLIEGSFELENLGWRELKGVTGPVRVQRVLAQADTIDRFEIRAIHGVTPLVGRAAELDMIRRRWKQSVDGEMRCVLLTGEPGIGKFRLLRALCEDMSQDAHSMVSLHCSAYYRNSPFWPVQRWLQRTFGIVPDASDASKLERLEAGVATPGVDVDEALLVLTNLLGIPAGTRHPGIDTSSPSFKRRTLDLLVAMIETSTHVQPLLVVVEDAHWMDPSSLEFVRLVVEQLMSARLMVVITARPDFEPGWTYPHLVQLNLDRLSRCECVAMIERLTGGKQLPDLVRNQIVSKTDGVPLFVEELTKAILQSDLLEDAGIGYTLKGTPQEIAIPDTLQGSLLSRLDRLEPVVKETAQLAATVGREFGRKLLGLIASRSEDELQESLDRLIGAEIIVPASGKFAGEDAYLFRHALIQEIAYQSLLLARRRHYHALIAAALEEHYPETVERQPELIAQNFVAADLPDRAIGYWQRAGERALAGAAYDETIAHVQRGLELINRCACNEPDRARHLLSLLLTRGRAELRLAQREAIATFREAARIAREQKLTSYLVQAALEFDTAETFLEGSGDESLSLLKEALTVIGTEESLERCRLLSRLVRTVHMTGACEQSSGFAEEAIALARRLNDLPSLFDALACELMHVGALPLPANRFPERQSVLMELMQMAEDLGDAHTIGHACARCLAGYLEIGEADRFESALERYRQIATSGQHFVDKWCVTGAQAMRAILVGDFSEAEHKTRDSLQMAQNADANLATGVYGMQMFAIRREQGRLAEVAPIFKRFVDEHAADATWRPGFMLICSDLGFEAQARDNLVQLEESESGIPVDSKRLVTLTYLAEVAARLREVEHAERIYALLLPFQDQVVTVPVFTLCCGSAARFLGMLARALGDWSAAERHFEYALTMDERLRAWPWLAHGRYEYALMLAARNGIGDKTRAQHLLSMAAATARQLKMFALVERIAGAQTGTGLRS, from the coding sequence ATGACCGACGATCTGACGACATGGTTAGCGCAGATTGGCCTCGGCGCGTACGCTGCAAAGTTCATCTCGCAAGGGATCGATTGGGATGTGCTTAGCGATCTGTCCGAGGGCGACCTAAAGGAGCTCGGCCTTACGCTGGGCGATCGCAAGCGACTCGCGAAAGGACTTGCGGCGCTGAACGGTGTGCATACACGTTCGCGTCAGCAGGCGGAGCAATGCGGACGCTTGCCTTCGTCATCCGCACCCGAAGCCGTCGACGCCGAGCGGCGGCAAATCACGGTGATGTTCATCGACCTCATCGATTCGACAGCGCTGGCAGAGCGATTCGATCCGGAGGACATGCGACGTCTGCTAGGGTTCTACCACCAAGCCTGTGCACGCGCGATCGAAGCTCATGAAGGCCATATCGCGCTTTATATTGGCGATGGCCTGCTGGTCTATTTCGGCTATCCGAATGCGCACGAAGACGACGCAATACGTGCAGTACTTGCCGCCCTCGCTGCCATAGCGGCGCTTCGCGAGGCCAACGAGCTCGTTGAAACTCAGTACGGTGTTCGCCTGCAGGCACGGATTGGGATCGAAACGGGACTTGTCGTCGCCGGCGCGATTGGCGCTGGCTCTTCGCTGGATCACCGGGCGATCGTCGGAGAAGCGCCAATCATCGCCGCAAGGCTGCAGTCGCTCGCGCCCCCCGACGCAATCGTCGTGGGACCGACGGTCCAACGCCTGATCGAAGGATCGTTCGAGCTTGAAAACCTGGGCTGGCGCGAATTGAAAGGGGTCACGGGTCCCGTGAGGGTCCAACGTGTGCTGGCGCAAGCGGATACGATCGACCGCTTCGAAATCAGGGCGATCCACGGGGTGACGCCTCTCGTCGGCCGGGCTGCGGAACTCGACATGATCCGGCGGCGCTGGAAGCAGAGCGTCGATGGCGAAATGCGCTGCGTGCTGTTGACGGGCGAGCCGGGGATCGGCAAATTCCGCTTGCTGCGGGCGCTTTGCGAGGACATGAGTCAGGACGCGCATAGCATGGTTTCGCTTCACTGTTCCGCGTACTATCGAAACAGCCCTTTTTGGCCGGTACAACGCTGGCTACAGCGCACTTTTGGCATCGTGCCCGACGCGTCTGACGCGTCGAAACTGGAGCGGCTGGAGGCTGGGGTCGCAACACCTGGAGTCGATGTCGACGAGGCGCTTCTGGTTCTTACGAACCTGCTTGGGATTCCTGCAGGCACACGCCATCCGGGAATTGATACGTCGTCGCCTTCCTTCAAGCGCCGGACGCTGGACCTGCTGGTGGCCATGATCGAAACGTCAACGCACGTTCAGCCGCTACTCGTCGTTGTCGAGGACGCACACTGGATGGATCCATCATCCCTCGAGTTCGTTCGGCTCGTGGTTGAACAACTGATGTCCGCCCGGCTGATGGTCGTGATCACTGCGCGACCCGATTTCGAACCGGGATGGACTTACCCCCATCTCGTTCAACTCAATCTCGATCGGCTATCACGCTGTGAGTGCGTAGCGATGATCGAGCGGCTGACGGGCGGCAAGCAGCTTCCGGACCTCGTACGCAACCAGATCGTCTCGAAGACGGACGGTGTGCCCCTTTTCGTCGAGGAACTGACGAAGGCCATTCTTCAAAGCGATCTGTTGGAGGATGCCGGCATCGGATACACGTTGAAGGGCACGCCGCAGGAAATCGCCATTCCAGACACGCTGCAGGGCTCGCTGTTGTCGCGGCTCGACCGGTTGGAACCCGTCGTCAAGGAAACCGCACAGCTCGCGGCCACAGTGGGACGTGAGTTCGGCAGGAAGTTACTTGGCCTGATTGCGTCCAGGTCAGAGGATGAATTGCAGGAATCGCTCGACCGTCTGATCGGAGCCGAAATCATTGTTCCCGCTTCAGGGAAGTTCGCTGGAGAAGACGCCTATTTATTCCGGCATGCATTGATCCAGGAGATTGCATACCAATCGCTCCTGCTTGCGCGCCGGCGCCATTACCACGCGTTAATCGCCGCCGCTCTTGAAGAACATTACCCGGAGACAGTCGAACGGCAACCCGAACTGATCGCACAGAACTTCGTTGCGGCCGATCTGCCGGACCGGGCGATCGGCTATTGGCAGCGCGCTGGGGAACGGGCGCTTGCGGGCGCCGCCTACGATGAGACTATCGCCCATGTACAGCGCGGACTTGAACTGATCAACCGATGCGCCTGCAATGAGCCGGATCGAGCGAGGCACCTGCTGAGTCTGCTGCTGACAAGGGGCAGGGCAGAGCTGAGACTGGCCCAGCGCGAGGCGATCGCAACCTTCCGCGAGGCGGCCCGGATCGCCCGCGAACAGAAGCTCACGTCGTATCTCGTGCAGGCAGCGTTAGAGTTCGACACCGCCGAGACGTTCCTCGAAGGTTCCGGAGATGAATCGCTTTCGCTGCTGAAAGAGGCGCTCACCGTAATTGGAACGGAAGAGTCGCTCGAGCGTTGCCGGCTGTTGAGCCGCCTCGTCCGCACCGTTCATATGACGGGTGCATGCGAGCAAAGTAGTGGATTTGCGGAGGAGGCCATTGCGCTCGCCAGGCGACTAAACGATCTGCCGAGTCTGTTCGATGCATTGGCCTGCGAGTTGATGCATGTCGGTGCTCTCCCGTTACCTGCGAACAGGTTTCCGGAGCGTCAAAGCGTGTTGATGGAGTTGATGCAGATGGCGGAAGATCTCGGCGATGCGCACACCATCGGACATGCATGCGCGCGATGTCTTGCCGGCTACCTGGAGATCGGCGAGGCGGACCGTTTCGAGAGCGCGCTGGAAAGATATCGGCAGATCGCCACAAGTGGACAACACTTCGTCGACAAGTGGTGCGTGACGGGGGCGCAGGCAATGCGGGCCATACTCGTCGGTGACTTCTCCGAGGCTGAGCACAAGACGCGCGACTCGTTGCAGATGGCGCAGAACGCGGACGCAAACCTCGCTACAGGTGTCTACGGCATGCAGATGTTCGCGATACGTCGCGAACAGGGCCGGCTCGCCGAGGTCGCGCCGATCTTCAAGCGGTTTGTCGACGAGCACGCCGCGGATGCTACGTGGCGGCCAGGATTCATGTTGATCTGCAGTGATCTCGGCTTTGAAGCGCAGGCACGCGACAATCTCGTTCAGCTTGAGGAATCGGAATCCGGCATCCCCGTGGACAGCAAGCGGCTTGTCACGCTGACATATCTGGCGGAGGTGGCTGCCCGCCTGCGAGAAGTCGAACACGCGGAACGCATCTATGCGCTTCTCCTGCCGTTCCAGGATCAGGTCGTCACGGTTCCTGTCTTTACCCTCTGCTGCGGATCTGCGGCACGGTTTCTCGGCATGCTGGCTCGTGCTCTTGGCGACTGGTCAGCCGCCGAACGGCATTTCGAGTACGCGCTGACCATGGACGAGCGCTTGCGAGCCTGGCCCTGGCTCGCGCATGGGCGCTACGAATACGCGCTCATGCTCGCGGCACGCAATGGCATCGGCGATAAAACACGTGCCCAGCATTTGCTCTCAATGGCGGCGGCCACAGCAAGGCAACTCAAGATGTTCGCGCTTGTCGAGCGCATCGCTGGCGCGCAGACAGGAACAGGGCTCAGAAGTTAG
- a CDS encoding DUF4242 domain-containing protein, giving the protein MPRFMIERNFAEQLEVTGESAATVKRINDEEGVEWLFSFLSADKKKTYCLYEAPNADAIRAAARRANLPADVIIEVSDLRPEMFN; this is encoded by the coding sequence ATGCCGCGTTTTATGATTGAACGTAACTTTGCAGAGCAACTTGAGGTCACGGGTGAGAGTGCTGCAACTGTGAAGAGAATCAACGACGAAGAAGGCGTCGAATGGCTCTTTTCGTTTCTGAGCGCGGACAAGAAGAAGACTTATTGCCTGTACGAGGCGCCCAATGCCGACGCCATTCGTGCTGCCGCACGCAGGGCCAATCTGCCCGCCGATGTGATCATCGAGGTAAGTGACTTGCGGCCGGAAATGTTTAATTAG
- a CDS encoding ATP-binding protein yields MKLALPQSLTAQFALVVSCLAALVAVVGATTIYSLAGSAHSIRQLAEERLTRLADAQELAQHTLTIERLALQLSRDETVEAVRQTHGQVLDQLASFDRLVDHLAPASASNDPGVDVLALYRSSQRFRNIVNIEAQVRETALAVRAAPASARQPRVSLASLDEDLRRAADALAAAAREQSDSSTRGYRVAVENLADYADRTRTWIAGEVAVSLLLAWLIAREFLGRHVVARLRRVSHFLRHGDAGNEQAVPVHGGDEIADMARAVEDFLEDRRRRRLAEDALKELNAGLEARVAQRTAELTAALAGQAAEIAERQHAEEAVRESEHFLNSIIENIPDMVFVKEAATLRFVRFNKAAEDLLGYRREELIGQSVHDLFPADEADFFALKDRAVLESRQMIDVPEEPVHTRHGLRLVHTMKIPILDVRGEPQFLLGISRDITEHKHAEEELRRYREHLEDMIRERTAELAIAKEHADAANQAKSDFLAHMSHELRTPLNGILGYAQILKRDKNLDRRQVDGLMVIQRSGEHLLTLIDDILDMAKIEAGRMELNFSDVPLARFIHFIVETMRVKATEKGLEFACEMAPDLPAGVRVDEIRLRQVLLNLISNAIRFTEQGSVRLRVGFMPPTRLCFEVRDTGIGIEEARLEAIFRPFEQVSDARYRSGGTGLGLAISRELVRLMGSEIHVESHHGTGSAFSFELNVQLLAPLSTVVAPGRMASGYKGPRKTILVVDDVAENRAVLVDMLGPLGFDVAEAANGSEALEKVEALRPALVLMDIVMPGMDGLEAIRRLRQTQAFQHLPIVAISAGASRTDAAQSLAAGADVFLPKPIDLGGLLSQVATLLHVEWGDEATEAQISGPFETAVPDAPPFAGTMIAPPLEEIEALLHLARLGDMRAIVQHATHVTELDERYRPFADHLCQLAKVFQSKAIVSFVERYLERN; encoded by the coding sequence GTGAAACTTGCACTCCCACAGTCTCTCACAGCACAGTTCGCACTCGTGGTTTCGTGCCTGGCTGCACTTGTGGCGGTGGTCGGGGCCACGACGATTTACTCGTTGGCCGGTTCCGCTCACTCGATCCGCCAGTTGGCCGAAGAACGGCTCACGCGTCTCGCGGATGCGCAGGAACTTGCGCAGCACACGCTGACGATCGAACGCCTTGCGTTGCAGTTGTCGCGAGACGAGACGGTCGAGGCCGTGCGCCAGACGCACGGGCAGGTGCTCGACCAGTTGGCATCCTTCGACCGTCTGGTGGATCACCTTGCACCGGCGAGCGCGAGTAACGACCCCGGCGTTGACGTGCTGGCACTGTATCGGTCGAGCCAGCGCTTTCGCAATATTGTGAATATCGAGGCGCAGGTGCGCGAGACCGCGCTTGCCGTCCGCGCAGCGCCGGCGTCGGCGAGACAGCCCCGTGTGTCGTTGGCCAGCCTCGACGAAGATCTGCGTCGCGCGGCCGACGCCCTCGCCGCTGCGGCGCGCGAGCAGTCGGATTCTTCGACACGCGGCTACCGCGTGGCGGTCGAAAATCTGGCCGATTACGCCGACCGCACACGCACATGGATTGCCGGCGAAGTCGCGGTGAGCCTGTTGCTTGCCTGGCTGATCGCCCGCGAATTCCTGGGGCGCCATGTTGTGGCGCGGCTGCGCCGGGTCAGCCACTTCCTGCGGCACGGCGATGCCGGGAACGAGCAGGCCGTCCCCGTGCACGGCGGCGACGAGATTGCCGACATGGCACGCGCCGTTGAAGATTTCCTCGAAGACCGGCGCCGGCGCCGCCTGGCCGAGGATGCGCTAAAGGAACTCAACGCCGGCCTCGAGGCGCGCGTCGCCCAGCGCACGGCCGAACTTACCGCGGCGCTTGCGGGTCAGGCGGCCGAGATTGCCGAGCGTCAACACGCCGAAGAGGCGGTCCGGGAAAGCGAGCACTTCCTGAACAGCATCATCGAAAACATCCCGGACATGGTTTTCGTCAAGGAGGCCGCCACCCTCCGCTTCGTGCGCTTTAACAAGGCCGCGGAAGATCTGCTCGGTTACCGGCGGGAGGAACTCATCGGCCAGTCCGTGCACGACCTGTTTCCCGCAGATGAGGCTGATTTCTTTGCGCTGAAGGATCGTGCGGTGCTGGAGTCGCGACAGATGATCGACGTGCCGGAGGAGCCGGTTCATACACGTCATGGGCTGCGCCTGGTGCACACGATGAAGATCCCGATTCTCGATGTACGCGGCGAGCCACAGTTTCTGCTTGGTATCTCCCGTGACATCACGGAGCATAAGCATGCTGAAGAGGAGTTGCGGCGCTATCGCGAGCACCTGGAAGACATGATCCGCGAGCGAACGGCGGAACTGGCCATCGCGAAGGAGCATGCAGATGCGGCCAACCAGGCGAAGAGTGACTTTCTTGCGCACATGAGTCACGAACTGCGTACGCCCCTGAACGGAATCCTGGGGTACGCGCAAATTCTCAAGCGCGACAAGAACCTCGATCGGCGGCAGGTCGACGGTCTGATGGTCATCCAGCGCAGCGGCGAACACCTGCTCACGCTGATCGACGACATCCTGGATATGGCCAAGATCGAGGCCGGAAGAATGGAGCTCAATTTCTCCGACGTTCCGCTTGCGCGGTTCATCCACTTCATTGTCGAAACGATGCGTGTCAAGGCAACGGAAAAGGGACTCGAGTTTGCTTGCGAGATGGCTCCCGATCTGCCTGCAGGTGTGCGGGTGGACGAGATACGGCTGCGCCAGGTGCTGCTCAACCTGATCTCCAATGCGATCAGGTTTACCGAGCAAGGGAGCGTGCGTCTGAGAGTCGGTTTCATGCCGCCCACGCGACTCTGTTTCGAAGTGCGCGATACCGGGATCGGTATAGAAGAAGCGCGTCTGGAGGCGATCTTCCGGCCGTTCGAGCAGGTAAGCGACGCTCGCTACCGGTCTGGTGGTACGGGACTTGGCCTCGCCATTAGTCGGGAACTCGTGCGCCTGATGGGCAGCGAAATTCACGTCGAAAGCCATCACGGTACGGGCAGTGCTTTCTCGTTTGAACTGAATGTCCAGCTGCTGGCGCCTCTTTCTACTGTCGTCGCGCCCGGACGGATGGCAAGCGGCTACAAGGGACCGCGCAAGACCATCCTGGTTGTGGATGACGTAGCAGAGAACCGCGCCGTCCTGGTCGACATGCTTGGTCCGCTCGGATTCGACGTAGCGGAGGCTGCGAACGGATCGGAAGCTCTGGAGAAAGTCGAGGCACTGCGTCCCGCGCTCGTCCTGATGGATATTGTCATGCCCGGAATGGACGGACTCGAAGCCATACGCCGCCTGCGCCAGACGCAAGCGTTCCAGCATCTGCCCATCGTCGCGATTTCCGCCGGCGCATCTCGCACCGATGCTGCACAGAGTCTTGCGGCTGGGGCAGACGTCTTTCTCCCCAAACCGATCGACTTGGGCGGGTTATTGTCACAGGTCGCGACCCTGCTGCATGTCGAGTGGGGTGACGAAGCGACAGAGGCGCAAATCAGTGGACCGTTCGAAACCGCTGTGCCCGACGCCCCGCCGTTCGCAGGGACCATGATCGCGCCTCCCCTCGAGGAGATCGAAGCGCTCCTACACCTGGCACGGCTTGGCGACATGCGTGCCATCGTGCAACATGCCACGCACGTGACCGAGCTTGACGAGCGCTATCGTCCCTTTGCAGACCACCTCTGCCAACTGGCGAAGGTTTTCCAATCCAAAGCGATCGTCAGCTTCGTCGAGCGATATCTGGAGCGAAACTAG
- a CDS encoding substrate-binding domain-containing protein — translation MRSFLLALSCACLLPVAAAQDVVPPPLPVAAAAAKEFLTAAKGVVDAAQRPATAWKGPRNGPRAQREKRVAVVAEDLHNGGILGVIDGVLEAARVIGWHVKVFDSRGTADLRLKMLANALSSHPDGLIIAGGDAHALLPALGPFAERNIPIVGWHVAAQAGPVPGTPVAMNVSSNPLEVARVTALAAIVQSGGRAGVVIFTDSSFQIAREKAEAMAAVVRACSGCTLLEVRDMAISRCQELMPGATRALLARYGKRWTYALAINDIYFDYAAPVLTQVGLPNAAMAMLSAGDGSESAFLRIRTGTFQTGTVAEPLNLQGWQLVDELNRLFAGENVTGYESPVHLVTADNFAEDGGDRLFYDPANGYRDIYRRIWQSP, via the coding sequence ATGAGGAGCTTCCTTCTCGCGTTGTCATGCGCGTGCTTGTTGCCGGTCGCCGCGGCACAGGACGTGGTGCCGCCCCCCCTGCCCGTTGCCGCAGCCGCCGCGAAGGAATTTCTGACGGCGGCCAAGGGAGTGGTCGACGCCGCCCAGCGCCCGGCCACTGCATGGAAAGGTCCGCGCAACGGGCCACGGGCCCAGCGGGAGAAGCGCGTTGCCGTCGTCGCCGAGGATTTGCACAACGGCGGCATCCTCGGTGTGATCGACGGTGTGCTGGAGGCCGCCAGGGTCATAGGCTGGCATGTCAAGGTTTTCGACTCCCGAGGCACGGCTGATCTGCGGCTCAAGATGCTCGCCAATGCACTCTCGAGCCACCCTGACGGTCTGATTATCGCTGGCGGCGACGCACATGCCCTGCTGCCGGCGCTAGGACCGTTCGCTGAGCGGAACATCCCGATTGTCGGCTGGCACGTAGCGGCCCAGGCTGGACCTGTGCCCGGCACACCCGTGGCCATGAACGTGTCGTCGAATCCGCTCGAGGTCGCACGCGTGACGGCGCTCGCGGCCATCGTGCAGTCCGGCGGGCGGGCAGGTGTCGTTATCTTCACCGATTCCAGTTTCCAGATTGCGCGCGAGAAGGCCGAGGCGATGGCTGCCGTCGTGCGCGCGTGCAGCGGCTGCACCCTGCTGGAAGTGCGTGATATGGCGATCTCGCGATGCCAGGAACTGATGCCCGGAGCGACGCGCGCATTGCTCGCGCGTTATGGCAAGCGCTGGACGTATGCGCTCGCAATCAATGACATCTACTTTGACTACGCTGCTCCCGTGCTAACGCAGGTGGGGTTACCGAATGCCGCAATGGCCATGCTCTCGGCGGGCGACGGCAGCGAGTCCGCGTTCCTGCGCATCCGCACGGGCACGTTCCAGACGGGCACCGTCGCCGAACCCCTGAATCTGCAAGGCTGGCAGTTGGTCGACGAATTGAATCGGCTCTTTGCAGGCGAAAACGTGACAGGGTATGAGAGTCCGGTGCATCTTGTGACGGCGGACAACTTCGCCGAAGACGGCGGTGATCGTCTGTTTTACGACCCCGCTAACGGCTATCGCGACATCTATCGTCGAATCTGGCAAAGCCCGTGA